CTTCTCTGAAATGATTGTTTTCTTGCTTCTTCCTTTTGAAGTTCCATAATGTCGGAAGCAAGGGATAGATTGGAGAGGCAAGTGGACCATGCCGAGGTATTTGCTCGTCGGAGATCGGAAGGTATATTGGACGAGCAAGAAATGAATTCTCATTTGATAGGTACTCCGATTGCGCGCCCCACAACGACGACTACTGCTCAACAAAGACCTACGAATCCCGGCCCTGGTGGAGGTGGTGCGAATCTGAGACGGGCTTTTGGTTCTCCCATTTCTGGTGGAATTGGGCGCAATAGATTTCTTTACAGATCTCCAGTGTTGAACCGCGAGAATACGGCGGCTGGGAGTTCCCGGCGGAATAGATCTCGGGGTAGGAACAGTGTGTTACCGATTTGGTACCCAAGAACCCCTCTCCGCGATATAACTGCAGTTGTGAGGGTAAATGACTAATTCACCTGTTACTTTGATATTGTTCTGATAAATCTTTCAAGGTTTTGTTCTGCTTTACTTACATTTTGTGGATTACTTGGATATAATacctgaatttgattcatattgtTTATAGCAAACCTATTCTCATTGTTATCACATATTGTCTCTGGTATGCATATACGTACTCCAATAGCTGTAAGATTTGTTCTCTGATACAGACATTTGTTTGGGTTTGTTCTAATTTGAATTTGCTTGATCTTCGGGAAACcccttttgatttttttggtgCAGTTGTGATCTTGTTTCTGTTTTTCAGTTGGTAAGCATTTGCTTTCACTTGATtttaattgaattgatttttaaCCGAAAATGTTATTGCATCTGTCTAATCCTTTTTTGTGAATCCTCAGATTGGATCACTTTCCTTTCTCTTTaagttaattaatcaattaattttcagTGTTTTTAAGCTATGTACTACCTACCTGTTTGTCTAAAAAGAAGATTCTTTTGGTTTTATAACATCCATGCTCAATGATTTCATATGGAACATCAACAGTCTGGATAATGAGTTCCTGTCCACCATTAATTAAAGTTAACATAATTCATctccatttttagtttttatattcaATGTTTTCTTGGATTCCAATTGGTTTTTAAGCTTCATTTTCACTTGTTATTAGAACTACTTTTTGGTGGGCTCAATATTCTTCGGCTGGTTACTAGGATGTTGTGACTAAGCAGTCCAATCAACATTTTGGGCCTATGTTAATGCTGTAATTTTGAAGTCAAATCGCTGATTCATTTGCCAATGAAGTTTTAAAATTCTGATTGCAATATATATTAACACTGATATTATCGTTTCTTGTGGGACATGTACAGAATACTTGTTAAGCATATGTTGACACTTGTAAATTATTTGACCTGACTTTTTCAAtgtattaattcatttattttgtttgaaaagtttaatggataaaaaaatatataatttgagtgaaaaatatcaaatttattttttcaagtaTCTAGGTGCATATATATTGACCTTAAATTTGTTAAGATCATAAAATTCTAGTAACTTGATGTAAGACATTATACACCACTCTTTCTCAGATACCCTCATGCACAAAAGAAATGTATAAAGTAGATGAGCCATTGCCTTTTCTGTCCTCATTTTTCAGCTAATATCATATCACGTCATAATGCATCATGTCTTCTCTATGTCACGTGCTTGTGTCTATGCACCATCCATCTAAATCTTTGCTACTTTTTATGTTGATTCACTGATAATTTTGTTGTCAGTGGAAAACATTTCTCCCATTTTTTCACGTCTCCGAGGATTTCACTTGGGAATTCTCTTTTAGAAGTCTTCTTCCACTAATCAAAGTGAATTCTCTTTAAAGCATTGCATCTGGGAAGTCTTTGTATTAGTTCTTCAAGTTCCCATTTCCAAGTATTCTAACTTATTTTGCTGTATCCTGCATGTTGGCATTTGGATATTTAGTTACTGCTCCATGTCATTCAATATCACCTTTGTTTTTCCTATAAATTTCGTTTCCTAGTTTTTCATTTGAGGCAATTGAAAGGTCATTTAGTTATATCTTGTTCTTTTAATCAGGCAATTGAAAGGACAAGAGCTCGCTTGAGAGAAAATGAAGGCCAAGGAAGTGACAATAGTCCAGCTCCCTCGGACGAAAGAGCTTTAGAGTATACCGTATTGGTGGCAGGTGATCATCAAGAGCCAAGCATTTCTCTAGTCACCCCAAAACCAACTGTAGGCAAAGTTCGAAAGATTCTTCGTGGAATCGCGAATGAAAACACGGTAGGGGCCGAGACTCTCACTCCCCAGAAGAAGCTCTTGAACTCCATAGACAAAGTGGAGAAAGTAGTAATGGAGGAGTTGCAGAAATTGAAAAGAACGCCTAGTGCCAAGAAAGCAGAGAGGGAGAAAAGAGTTCGTACTTTAATGTCGTTTCGTTGATTCATTTCAACACGAAAAACACTCCCGGAATTCTTTTGGCAATCATCAGAATCAACTCAGGAACTTTTTGGATCAATCATCTGCTGATGATTATTACTTCGGTCAAGAGCGGCTGTTGATCAGAGGGAGGGGAGAAAGGGATCCTCATCTTCTGATGAGATCTCATCTCTGGATGACTATTATATGTTAGTTTCCTGTTAAAATGAATCCTTTTCATTTGCATAAACCATCTTTGCTTTTAGATGCTTAGTTTAGTAAGGGATTTTACAAATATATAGGCTATTTTGTTGATGTAAGGGTCTGCCTTTGTTTTACTACAGATATAGATAGATAAAAGCAGGCCTTTTCTGGGCGGTGGAAATGTTGTAAATAGaaattttattcactttagACTTGAAATTTTTGCCTTTCGAAATCCTTAtaagataaaaacatttttgaTTGGCTGCTATCATCAGGTTTCAATCTGATACATCTATCATCCAAGTTTTATAttatgtgtatgtatgtatatatacatcatatctattattttttatgGGATAGTTGTAAATATAGGAATGAAGTCAAAATATTAGTAAATATAGCATAAtgtaaacaaaattacaaatgtggcaaatttaaataatttattagtgatagattatATTGTTAGTAAAAGTCTATTAGTTAAATCATATTGTTAGTAAaagatagaagtttatcacgattatatttacaattctttttttcaaagaaaatgttGTTATACATTTAGTTATTATTGCAATTAGGTTTTATTTATGGATAGTAACCAATAAATCTAGTCAAATCACAAGGAAGATCAAACCcactaaggaaaaaaaatcagaacTTAGTTACAATTTGAATTATCAATTCAAAGAGTTTTTGTagtaaataaaacattatttgaaataatttattttaaaaatcttatCAATGAATTGTTGTAAACAAAAAGCGAAAATGTGGACAAAAGTTTCGGTGTAGAGTTCTTATTCAATTTTGATggaattagataaaaaaaaatagggtaTTGCAATTGAtactatttaaaaataataaaagtgtataatattattttaaaaaaattacaaatataatcaaatctatcaatgatagatttctatcgttgatagactcttactagTGATATGTTCCTAATAATATGATCTAtcaactatttaaatttgaccatatttataaatttttttacattatctttggttctaatgtctatatttataattgtttctttttttttttttggttgaaaaggTCGGTGATAAAATCATAAGATGTCGGGAATAAAGATACTTTCAACCGATGCTCACATTACCTTCAGACCTAAAAGCAAGTTTTAAAACTATGTGCCCATTCTTCTCAAAATGGAATGACAACACAAATATCTAAAATTAAAGGGCTATTTTGAAAAAACGACTAAATGGCTTTTTATATTGTAAAATTGGCTAAGCGGGAAATTAACATATTGATTGATATAATCAAATGCACTATAATACCCTCTATTCCAAAATGGATTCAAAattcctaaaattaaaaaaaccaaatttcaCTCCTAAAtctatggttaattatatatatataatctaaaaaCAGAAAATCAAAACAAACTAAATCTTGACTAAtcattttcaattcaaaatatttcaaaaatgataATTCTACAattcaaaatatgaaaatatagagaagttatttcaaataataaaattgagaaaatatttataaaagatagcaaaattttataatCTATCCATGATAGATACTGATGGATACTACAAAATTTTATAATCTATAGATACTCATCATTGATAGATTATGAAGTTTTGATTAtagatattttgattcatttttctatttttgaaaacaaccaattcaaattatatttttcaaaataaaaaatacaaagtaaataagatttaaaattaaaaaacgtACACAAATAGTTTGGATTCGAAAGTATTTAGAATTTTCATCCAAAAATTTTCCTTCCATTATTTTCTCCCTTCCTTTATAGCTTAGAACTTGTCTTAAAAGGACAACTTACCCCTAAAGTATGGTTGGTAGTTGTAattatatctttaaatttttaaaattaaaaattgagtccTCAAACTtatctaaattataaaattggacgCTCAAAGTTACATAATTGTATAAATTATCTTGCTTATATAAGTTTCagaattcaatttttatcatttgagagttcaatttttataattattgtaaatttgagggcctaattttaatattttagaaGTTTAGAGGTCCAATTGTTATTATTGAATGTTTGAGAGTGTAATTGCAACTACCACTCTATCTTAGGGGTAGTTTTTAcaatttatccaaaaaaaagTTTCCGTACTAGAACAACATCTAAATCAATTCTTAGAACtaaaaatatcttaaattttgtttaacACTTATTTGCATGATTGAtaccttaaaatttaaaaatcaattcttGAACTAAAAATACCTTCCATGTCTAACTTCCTTTTATGGTCAAGAAGAATTTATTACGTGACAAATCTCAAATTGAGATTGAACTTGAACATTTGAGTATACTGCATAACAAAATTATACATATATTCTTTCATGAATCAAGGcagtatttatatgaaaaaaaaaaaagaaaaatggtggtTAGAATTTAGCATACCTGTAGATTAGTACTCGAATTTTAGACTTCACAAGCGTGCCAACAACATCAATCGTCGGCACCAATCTCTTCCTCAAATCATATTTCCATTCTCTaacaaaacaaaatcaacaTTAAGAACCAAACTCAAGATCTCataaacaaatttcaaacatAAAGAAATGTTAATCACATAATTACTTCCTAAATATGCAGATTCTccatatagaaaaatccaatTAACTTCGCATGAAGAGCTTTCTGAACATCTTGTCGATTCAAGTACTTTGCTACAATATCTCCCGCACACGGATCTTGATCTTCCTATCCAGCCTGCACGAAACATCAGATCAAAcaacaatttcaatttttaaatcacACAGCCAGAgcaaaaaagcaaaaaagaaaaaaaaaacctagaaaTCCCAAGAAGAAGCCGATCACTTGGCCATAGATGAAGCTGTGGAGCAGAGTGGAGCGGAGAGGATCGGTGCGATTGAGATTGCCAAACTGCGAGGCATTGGCGGAGGGACAGACGTTACAAGCGGCGATATCGAAGTAGTTGATGATTGGAGAGAGCTCTTTGGAGACGTTAGCGGCGACAGAGATGCAAGCGGGAGAGAGGGAATTGGTGATTCCTTCGGTGACGAGACGAGAGACATTGCAGACGGAAGTGAGAAGGTTGAAGCTGTCATCGGAGATGAGGCCGTGAGACCACCAGTTTCGAACGCGTGCGGGCCTCGTTGCAAGCAATCGTAACAACAACGTCGCGCCTCTACCCCAACACTCGAGGTCTAAATTGTGtaatagcgttgcaacactatcaATAGGGTCgcatataaaatgaaattttagcCATTTTAGAGCACCACTCGATTTTCTCTCAACTTTCTTAGCTTTTTGCACTCTTTCTCTCATTCTTTCCTTATCTTTGATACATCCATGATATTCCTTGATCAAATCTTGAAGGAGATACTACATTAAGGTAagtaatttagtttaatttaggTAGATTCTTAATTTTCTTGTTATGCTCTAAATCTTTTATAAATTCACATGTAGTTTCTTGAATGAGAAACAACTTTTATACATTGGATTTAAGAATTTTTGGCCAACTTTCTTTTATTCAATGAATGTTGAATTAAAGCATGTCTATATGCTTAATTCAATAGATCGTGGAAACATAAAGAAGTAGTGATTGGCTTAATCTCCTTCTCTTCATCTTCTGTGATTTCTCTTTGTGAAAAGAAACTCTCCCTGAGAAAAGTTCTCATCTTCTCCCTTGCTTCCTTTTCACCAAAAACAATCTCAGCGATCCCACAATTGTGCTGCGAtttctcatcctagagaataacgaggaagcacttgtggtggtgttgcgCTTTTGATTTGTCGTGTTGATGCATTGGTGAGACTGGAAGGGAGATGCGTTGGTGAGACCGGAAGGGAGACGAAGATCTGTCCGCGATCGTGCTGTGATTTGgagatgaagatgaagcgaGAAGACCAATATCTTCAAGGGCGACTTTTTTCACTATAGATAGCATGCTTAAAGAATATTGTTCACCAATTTCCATCCTCTGCTTTATATAAGTTCTATAAAATGAACTTTGAGACTCAATTGCATTCACATACTTCATGTTGTGGGTATTCGGAAATCCTTCTGAAAGGATATGAGACTTTTAAAAAAGTAGTTATTTAAAGAGCAAAAAGTGAGGGTTTAAAAAATTTTAcgtggaaaggaaaaaaaattaagagtaGGACGaaaaaaggaattttgaaaagaaataagAGCACAGTGAGGAGTCAAAgattcgatttttttttaaacaatgttttttttaaaaatataatgacaaaaatagggttggagggAAACGTGTTTTgtgaaactattgacaaaatttGGGTAGTGGAATCGTGTACCCGTACATGAGTATTGTTTAATCCAGTCAGCACCACGTCGGCTGACTGGTTGACCGGTCAGACGCAAACTCGTGGACCCGGTCCAcgattttcttatttttttcttttattttaaaaaaagtttgatgactatttttttttaatggtagaTGTACAACAGTATTAAAATTTTAGGAATTGGTCcacaaattccttcattattaaacttaattctatatttaatctacaatgaaaatatcttgcactcatattaaaaatatatatatcatgatattaaaga
The nucleotide sequence above comes from Benincasa hispida cultivar B227 chromosome 3, ASM972705v1, whole genome shotgun sequence. Encoded proteins:
- the LOC120072935 gene encoding protein POLYCHOME — its product is MSEARDRLERQVDHAEVFARRRSEGILDEQEMNSHLIGTPIARPTTTTTAQQRPTNPGPGGGGANLRRAFGSPISGGIGRNRFLYRSPVLNRENTAAGSSRRNRSRGRNSVLPIWYPRTPLRDITAVVRAIERTRARLRENEGQGSDNSPAPSDERALEYTVLVAGDHQEPSISLVTPKPTVGKVRKILRGIANENTVGAETLTPQKKLLNSIDKVEKVVMEELQKLKRTPSAKKAEREKRVRTLMSFR